From the genome of Geoglobus ahangari, one region includes:
- a CDS encoding replication factor C large subunit, with amino-acid sequence MLWVEKYRPKTIKDVVADKTIIQNVLTWAEGWKKGVRQKPLLLAGPPGVGKTSLAIALANTMGWEVVELNASDQRSWNIIYRIVGEGAFNETISDEGEFLTSREGKLKLIILDEVDNIHKKEDVGGESALLKIIKKKPPQPMILIANEPYNLSSELRKNTIMITFKRLNKNQIVKVLERICQSEGIRCDREVLKLIAENAGGDLRAAINDLQAIAEGKDVIRPEDVVVGKRTQETDVFKVMQKIFKTKIPAHGDAMLLDESPDDLIMWVDENLPLEYRDETLYAAYRVLSDADVFLGRVRRRQFYRLWKYATYLMTTGVQQVKSEPVRGFTRYRPPSLWQKLAYARSRREIYRRVLKKVGKYSHMSSRKAIEFLPYLKNLLSSLEVEKAAEIAAFYTLSQEELEFLVGKERAKELHDFIEKHRLHRIEDESFLSGFEEAEEPRTEEEKEGEAVKETEEEEPEKREDKEDRQRKGKHARKGKDLTLDAFFGGD; translated from the coding sequence ATGCTGTGGGTCGAGAAGTACAGGCCGAAGACGATCAAGGATGTTGTGGCCGACAAGACGATAATACAGAACGTTCTGACGTGGGCGGAGGGCTGGAAGAAGGGGGTGAGGCAGAAGCCGTTGCTGCTCGCAGGCCCTCCAGGAGTGGGCAAAACGTCCCTCGCGATAGCTCTGGCAAACACGATGGGCTGGGAGGTTGTGGAGCTGAATGCAAGCGACCAGAGGAGCTGGAACATCATCTACAGAATCGTCGGCGAAGGGGCCTTCAACGAGACGATAAGCGACGAGGGGGAGTTCCTCACGTCGCGTGAGGGGAAGCTGAAGCTCATAATCCTCGATGAGGTGGACAACATCCACAAAAAGGAGGATGTGGGCGGAGAGTCTGCGCTTCTGAAGATAATCAAGAAAAAGCCTCCCCAGCCCATGATCCTGATAGCCAACGAGCCGTACAACCTGTCATCGGAGCTCAGGAAGAACACAATCATGATCACCTTCAAGAGGCTGAACAAGAACCAGATAGTGAAGGTTCTGGAGAGGATCTGCCAGAGTGAGGGCATAAGGTGCGACAGAGAGGTGCTAAAGCTGATAGCCGAGAACGCTGGAGGAGATCTGAGGGCGGCGATAAACGACCTGCAGGCAATCGCTGAGGGCAAGGATGTCATAAGGCCGGAGGACGTGGTTGTGGGCAAGAGGACTCAGGAGACGGACGTCTTCAAGGTCATGCAGAAGATCTTCAAGACCAAGATTCCCGCTCACGGCGACGCGATGCTCCTCGACGAGAGCCCGGACGACCTGATAATGTGGGTGGACGAGAACCTGCCCCTCGAGTACAGGGACGAGACGCTCTATGCAGCCTACAGAGTTCTGTCCGACGCGGACGTTTTCCTCGGGAGAGTCAGGAGGAGGCAGTTCTACAGGCTCTGGAAGTACGCCACGTACCTCATGACCACCGGGGTGCAGCAGGTCAAGTCCGAGCCCGTCAGGGGGTTCACCAGATACCGACCCCCATCGCTCTGGCAGAAGCTCGCGTATGCAAGGAGCAGGAGGGAGATCTACAGGAGGGTGCTGAAGAAGGTGGGCAAGTACTCCCACATGTCCTCGAGGAAGGCCATAGAGTTTCTCCCCTATCTGAAGAACCTGCTCTCCTCTCTCGAGGTAGAGAAGGCAGCTGAGATAGCCGCGTTCTACACCCTCTCCCAAGAGGAGCTCGAGTTTCTGGTTGGAAAGGAGAGGGCCAAGGAGCTGCACGACTTCATAGAGAAGCACAGGCTCCACAGAATTGAGGATGAGAGCTTCCTCTCTGGGTTTGAAGAGGCGGAAGAGCCGAGGACTGAAGAGGAGAAAGAAGGGGAAGCGGTAAAGGAGACTGAAGAGGAAGAGCCCGAAAAGAGGGAGGATAAGGAGGACAGGCAGAGGAAGGGTAAGCATGCAAGAAAGGGTAAAGATCTCACGCTTGACGCCTTCTTTGGCGGAGATTGA
- a CDS encoding ArsR/SmtB family transcription factor has protein sequence MPYRFNFTEFKKKKLEERDEAYDYYCKCDFEGEMELYTEGELKDHSHFLKILGNPLRLQILKILSHAEFCVCAISEILGQQQTLVSHHLSKLKSAGIVEERQEGKYRIYSIRDKRVKQILATLVDGS, from the coding sequence ATGCCTTACAGGTTCAATTTCACAGAGTTCAAGAAAAAAAAGCTCGAGGAGAGGGACGAGGCCTACGACTACTACTGCAAGTGCGATTTTGAGGGAGAGATGGAGCTGTATACCGAAGGCGAGCTGAAGGATCACTCACACTTTCTGAAAATTCTCGGCAACCCGCTCAGGCTTCAGATTCTGAAGATACTCTCCCATGCCGAGTTCTGCGTCTGTGCGATTTCCGAGATCCTCGGGCAGCAGCAGACCCTCGTAAGCCACCACCTCAGCAAGCTCAAGTCTGCAGGAATAGTTGAGGAGAGGCAGGAGGGGAAGTACAGGATATACTCGATCAGGGACAAAAGAGTAAAACAGATTCTCGCAACTCTTGTTGATGGAAGCTGA
- a CDS encoding DUF22 domain-containing protein, with product MRCGIAYFRDIDKKIPERGELSFKNAIFKSAGQAYWKVLIADESVEVRKNTLEIIRVRKLHLPPKSTIAPLSIMRHALGTTLDIVPSEIKKVEETREVTHVLFYSIDDGFVERGDIIGVIKVYPINVGSPDEQEFIRAPDVKPRLEDVEGNVVFREGDEIVREKVRVKETWYSRWNLGEWRMMVADEDVKLIPGDARLVKIRAIELPPNTIPVPLYGYRTPFGTVLDIYAPGRPRKIEEKKLVTHALLMPTEEGEVRKGDVIGVLNIYAVGVGEMVARLTPFLTERSRGNVVLRSGEGIRRVEFEHRPFVFRRSSVGYLKPIIAAETKRVQTNKPEKIEIEKIDVPAGSIIQPMSGKGHAYGITIDVEFERQGFVEEDRVIDSAVILSPFDGEILRGDMIGVLMQYHITPLAYPEIFVRKYV from the coding sequence ATGCGATGCGGAATTGCCTACTTCAGAGACATTGACAAAAAGATTCCGGAAAGAGGGGAGCTGTCATTCAAGAACGCGATTTTCAAGAGCGCCGGTCAGGCTTACTGGAAAGTGCTCATAGCCGATGAAAGTGTGGAGGTCAGGAAAAACACTCTGGAAATCATAAGGGTCAGAAAGCTGCACCTCCCTCCGAAAAGCACAATCGCCCCGCTCTCAATCATGAGGCACGCTCTCGGAACGACCCTCGACATAGTTCCCTCGGAGATCAAGAAAGTTGAGGAGACGAGAGAGGTGACGCACGTCCTCTTCTACTCGATTGACGACGGATTCGTGGAGAGGGGGGACATAATCGGCGTGATAAAGGTCTACCCGATAAACGTCGGAAGTCCGGATGAGCAGGAGTTCATAAGGGCTCCTGACGTGAAGCCGAGGCTTGAGGATGTTGAGGGTAACGTCGTTTTCAGGGAGGGGGATGAGATAGTCAGGGAGAAAGTGAGGGTTAAGGAGACGTGGTACTCCCGCTGGAACCTCGGAGAGTGGAGGATGATGGTTGCCGACGAGGACGTGAAGCTCATCCCCGGAGATGCGAGGCTTGTCAAGATAAGGGCCATAGAGCTTCCGCCAAACACTATTCCTGTCCCCCTCTACGGATACCGCACTCCATTTGGAACGGTCCTCGACATATACGCCCCGGGAAGGCCGAGGAAGATTGAGGAGAAGAAGCTCGTCACCCACGCCCTGCTGATGCCAACGGAGGAGGGAGAGGTCAGGAAGGGAGATGTCATAGGTGTGCTGAACATCTACGCTGTTGGAGTTGGGGAGATGGTCGCGAGGCTAACGCCGTTCCTGACCGAGAGGAGCAGGGGCAATGTTGTCCTGAGGAGCGGAGAGGGAATAAGGAGGGTCGAGTTCGAGCACAGGCCCTTCGTCTTCAGGAGGAGCTCCGTTGGATACCTGAAGCCCATAATCGCGGCGGAGACGAAGAGGGTTCAGACCAACAAGCCCGAGAAAATAGAGATAGAGAAGATAGACGTTCCCGCTGGCTCAATAATCCAGCCAATGAGCGGGAAGGGACATGCCTACGGGATAACAATAGACGTCGAGTTCGAGAGGCAGGGCTTCGTCGAGGAGGACAGGGTGATTGACTCGGCAGTAATCCTCTCCCCCTTCGACGGAGAAATACTCAGAGGGGACATGATAGGCGTGCTGATGCAGTACCACATAACCCCGCTTGCGTATCCGGAGATATTCGTCAGAAAGTACGTGTAG
- a CDS encoding DEAD/DEAH box helicase yields the protein MEADHFFCSKCRRLKSRCICSRKSVRQRNLELFEERCRDEELRPLFEIDHEVVFFLRNRYGGGDLAEIPSEIPEPLKRALAERGIERLYGFQREAILQILSGKDVVIVAPTGAGKTEAFLIPAIQILQNGGKGAIVYPTKALARDQLEKIRFYASRAGIRVAKFDGDSDFRERREVLSGRADLILTNPDMLDYHLRNTPEFREFVEHLRVMVFDELHSYSGLLGTNIYWLMRRIERFSSPQIVACSATIANPGEFAGQLFEREFRVVSYGESLGERNVVMVYGNLYSAIRDLVMRLKDRKVLVFGNSYRTVETLAWILEREGVRVGVHKAGLPRSVRERVERDFREGRLRVLVSTSTLELGIDIGDVDVVISELVPYPYFVQRMGRSGRRKGKSVGVVVMRDEDSIANYYRRHPEEYFSERLYCYVERDNEVVKRHHILSMAREMPIVKGEIEDEEVERLAEEGSLIDAGDFYIAGDIQTRFSMRGIGGRVRMIHQDRVIGERSLPVAVKELHPGAIVIHNRRKYRVKNLDLDEMVAHLEEVGGEEFTTPLYTAIPSIRRVIERKSSPVEMAYCDMDITIFVTGYVVRNPFDEKFRKVNYLDRPVSYTFRTKGFVLASPFPDEGDGEEYYAGSFHALEHVIIEASDGITGGGSMHMGGISTPDGYIFVYDSTEGGNGLSRLLFGRIERAVEIALDVMENCECGREDGCPKCTYSYQCGNNNQPLNRTGAIDVARKTLSRRVRKAELSAFEETRDFVYYP from the coding sequence ATGGAAGCTGATCACTTTTTCTGCTCCAAGTGCAGGAGGCTGAAGAGCAGGTGCATCTGCTCGAGGAAGAGCGTAAGGCAGAGGAACCTTGAGCTTTTTGAGGAGAGGTGCAGGGATGAGGAGCTCAGACCTCTGTTCGAGATAGACCACGAGGTCGTCTTCTTCCTGAGGAACAGGTATGGTGGGGGAGATTTAGCCGAAATTCCATCCGAAATCCCTGAGCCCCTCAAGAGGGCTTTGGCTGAGAGGGGCATCGAGAGGCTGTACGGCTTTCAGAGGGAGGCCATTCTCCAGATATTGAGCGGGAAGGATGTGGTCATCGTCGCTCCGACGGGTGCGGGGAAAACAGAGGCCTTTCTGATTCCAGCCATCCAGATCCTTCAGAATGGTGGAAAGGGGGCGATAGTGTACCCGACAAAGGCCCTCGCGAGGGATCAGCTGGAAAAGATCAGGTTCTACGCGAGCAGAGCCGGAATCAGGGTTGCGAAGTTTGACGGGGACTCGGACTTCAGGGAAAGGAGGGAGGTGCTCTCCGGAAGGGCAGACCTGATCCTCACCAACCCCGACATGCTCGACTACCACCTGCGAAACACGCCGGAGTTCAGAGAGTTCGTTGAGCATCTCAGGGTCATGGTTTTTGACGAGCTCCACAGCTACTCGGGACTGCTCGGCACCAACATCTACTGGCTCATGAGAAGGATTGAAAGGTTCTCCAGCCCACAAATAGTCGCGTGCTCTGCCACAATAGCAAACCCCGGCGAGTTTGCCGGGCAGCTATTCGAGAGAGAGTTTAGGGTCGTCAGCTACGGCGAATCCTTGGGAGAGAGGAACGTGGTCATGGTTTACGGAAACCTCTACTCTGCGATTAGAGACCTCGTGATGAGGCTTAAGGACAGGAAGGTGCTTGTGTTCGGGAACAGCTACAGGACTGTCGAAACGCTCGCGTGGATTCTTGAGAGAGAGGGTGTGAGGGTAGGGGTGCACAAAGCCGGCCTGCCGAGGAGTGTGAGGGAGAGGGTTGAGAGGGACTTCAGGGAGGGGAGGCTGAGGGTCCTCGTATCCACGTCAACCCTCGAGCTCGGGATAGACATAGGTGATGTGGACGTCGTGATAAGCGAGCTCGTCCCCTACCCATACTTCGTCCAGAGGATGGGGAGATCTGGAAGGAGGAAGGGGAAGAGCGTCGGCGTTGTGGTGATGAGGGATGAGGACTCGATAGCGAACTACTACAGGAGGCACCCCGAGGAGTACTTCAGCGAGAGGCTCTACTGCTACGTGGAGAGGGACAATGAGGTTGTTAAGAGGCACCACATACTTTCGATGGCAAGGGAGATGCCGATAGTCAAGGGCGAGATTGAGGATGAGGAGGTCGAGAGGCTTGCGGAGGAGGGGAGCCTCATTGACGCGGGGGACTTCTACATAGCCGGCGATATTCAGACGAGGTTCAGCATGAGGGGCATAGGTGGGAGGGTCAGGATGATCCATCAGGACAGGGTTATCGGGGAGCGCAGCCTGCCTGTTGCAGTGAAAGAGCTTCACCCCGGTGCCATCGTCATCCACAACCGCAGGAAGTACAGGGTCAAGAACCTCGACCTTGATGAGATGGTGGCTCACCTCGAGGAGGTGGGTGGGGAGGAGTTCACGACCCCCCTCTACACGGCCATTCCATCAATCAGGAGGGTGATCGAGCGGAAAAGCAGCCCGGTGGAGATGGCGTACTGCGACATGGACATAACGATCTTCGTGACGGGTTATGTGGTGAGAAATCCGTTTGACGAGAAGTTCAGGAAGGTGAACTATCTCGACAGGCCGGTAAGCTACACCTTCAGGACGAAGGGCTTCGTGCTCGCCAGCCCGTTTCCGGACGAGGGTGATGGGGAGGAATACTACGCGGGCTCGTTTCACGCCCTCGAGCACGTCATAATCGAGGCGAGCGATGGCATAACAGGCGGGGGGAGCATGCACATGGGGGGCATATCCACGCCCGACGGCTACATATTCGTCTACGACTCAACAGAGGGAGGAAACGGGTTGAGCAGACTCCTCTTCGGCAGGATAGAGAGGGCCGTGGAGATTGCCCTCGACGTCATGGAGAACTGCGAGTGTGGTAGGGAGGACGGGTGCCCCAAGTGCACGTACAGCTACCAGTGCGGCAACAACAACCAGCCTCTGAACAGGACTGGCGCGATTGACGTTGCGAGAAAGACTCTTTCGAGAAGGGTCAGGAAGGCGGAGCTGTCAGCCTTCGAGGAAACGAGGGACTTCGTCTACTACCCGTAA
- a CDS encoding ArsR/SmtB family transcription factor codes for MVKKAPVCEGGKTGEYIEDVISSLPSDESIVELAEFLEAFADSTRIKILLALSRHELCTCDLSAITGISVSAVSHQLRVLRDKKLVKYRREGRNVYYSLDDEHVADILRTAIEHVSEVRK; via the coding sequence ATGGTAAAAAAGGCACCGGTCTGCGAGGGCGGGAAGACGGGAGAGTACATAGAGGACGTCATCTCATCCCTCCCGTCAGACGAGAGCATCGTTGAGCTCGCCGAGTTCCTCGAGGCCTTTGCCGATTCCACGAGAATCAAGATCCTGCTTGCCCTGTCAAGGCACGAGCTCTGCACGTGTGATCTTTCAGCAATAACTGGCATCTCCGTCTCGGCAGTCTCTCACCAGCTCAGGGTTCTCAGGGACAAGAAGCTGGTGAAGTACAGGAGGGAGGGCAGGAACGTGTACTACAGCCTCGACGATGAGCACGTGGCGGACATCCTCAGGACAGCGATCGAGCATGTGAGCGAGGTGAGGAAATGA
- a CDS encoding cytochrome c maturation protein CcmE, with product MDKSGKIKLLIGVSLIAFSILVIVSFNQGISPYLTVTQVMEKGYAENVQVNGTIVPNSTVYFFENNTRVFKLTDGKNTIVVKYTGAVSNYQEGIPAVVKGDYRDGVFYAEELLLKCPSKYQVGENKEVS from the coding sequence ATGGACAAAAGCGGCAAAATAAAGCTCCTTATCGGCGTATCGCTGATTGCGTTTTCCATACTCGTTATAGTGTCTTTCAACCAAGGCATAAGCCCCTATCTCACGGTAACCCAGGTGATGGAAAAGGGATACGCTGAAAACGTTCAGGTCAACGGCACGATAGTTCCCAACTCGACCGTGTATTTCTTTGAGAACAACACGAGGGTGTTCAAGCTCACCGACGGTAAAAACACGATCGTCGTCAAGTACACGGGCGCGGTCTCAAACTATCAGGAGGGGATTCCTGCTGTTGTTAAGGGCGATTACAGGGACGGTGTGTTTTACGCCGAAGAGCTTTTGCTCAAGTGTCCGAGCAAGTACCAGGTGGGTGAGAACAAAGAGGTGAGCTGA
- a CDS encoding heterodisulfide reductase-related iron-sulfur binding cluster has translation MATPTRELLWGIGKSLPYYLHYGLFLIATIIFLIGAYRWYRILKTGRNDEDRFDNFGKRMWYLIRDGILFVRLYLREAQMGVMHVLILWGFIVLTIGTLILTIAADINSSFFRGTFYLIHEALMDLAGLALLIGLIMAVLNRYVAKPSRFSKPWPYAKDDGGVLALLLTITVLGFLVEGFRLASGMPAYTAIIGEAISKLLPFDLAAYRTLWSLHSLLALMFIALIPYTKLAHVIAAPLNILTRSERGAAARSVEDEEYMGVIEPKDLQWRDMLSSLACMRCGRCQDMCPAANSGTTLSPMYLMQNIRKTLDENFDMLGRPKSEDVLLLDTVLDMEAVWACTTCRACMEMCPVYVEQMEIIGEMRRGIVESGEAPPDIRDFLTNVQKQKNPWGEAKYKRDAWAKDVDVPRAKDSEFEWLWWVGCGHAFDNRNKEVAKKLVRILNEIGVSYAILGREEGCCGNDVRRVGEEGLFQVLKEENVATFEKYGVEKVFATSPHCYNTFKNEYKEIEAKFILEIIYEAIKDGRLKLKNPVNRKVTFHDPCYLGRYNGMYELPREILRAIPGLELVEMPRNRERAFCCGGGGGNLVREYPGEDRPNNIRAREAGETGADVLAVACPFCMIMLEDGVKMEKLDDRMSVMDVIELVYESAFGSEEVEA, from the coding sequence TTGGCGACTCCAACGAGGGAATTGCTGTGGGGAATTGGGAAATCACTGCCTTACTACCTCCATTACGGACTGTTCCTGATAGCGACGATAATCTTCCTGATAGGGGCGTACAGGTGGTACAGGATACTGAAGACGGGCAGAAACGACGAGGACAGGTTCGACAACTTCGGAAAAAGGATGTGGTACCTGATCAGGGACGGAATACTCTTCGTGAGGCTCTACCTGAGAGAGGCGCAGATGGGAGTAATGCACGTGCTCATTCTTTGGGGCTTCATAGTCCTCACAATAGGTACGCTCATTCTGACGATTGCCGCAGACATAAACTCCTCGTTCTTCAGGGGCACGTTCTACCTGATCCACGAGGCGCTGATGGATCTCGCCGGTCTGGCACTGCTCATCGGTCTGATAATGGCGGTTCTCAACAGGTATGTCGCGAAGCCGAGCAGGTTCTCGAAGCCGTGGCCGTATGCCAAGGATGATGGTGGAGTTCTCGCGCTACTGCTGACCATCACCGTGCTCGGATTTCTGGTTGAGGGTTTCAGGCTCGCAAGCGGCATGCCCGCCTACACCGCCATAATAGGCGAGGCAATATCCAAGCTGCTCCCCTTTGACCTCGCAGCCTACAGAACGCTCTGGAGCCTGCACTCGCTGCTCGCGCTCATGTTCATTGCCCTGATACCCTACACGAAGCTCGCGCACGTTATTGCAGCGCCGCTCAACATACTCACGAGGAGCGAGAGAGGGGCTGCTGCGAGGAGCGTTGAGGATGAGGAGTACATGGGGGTGATTGAGCCAAAGGATCTGCAGTGGAGGGACATGCTCTCGAGCCTCGCGTGCATGAGGTGCGGAAGGTGCCAAGACATGTGTCCAGCAGCAAACTCGGGCACAACCCTTTCGCCAATGTACCTCATGCAGAACATCAGGAAGACCTTGGACGAGAATTTCGACATGCTCGGAAGGCCAAAGAGCGAGGACGTGCTGCTCCTCGACACAGTTCTCGACATGGAGGCTGTCTGGGCGTGCACAACCTGCAGGGCGTGCATGGAGATGTGCCCTGTTTACGTTGAGCAGATGGAGATAATCGGAGAGATGAGGAGGGGCATAGTCGAGAGCGGAGAAGCGCCGCCGGACATCAGGGACTTTCTGACCAACGTGCAGAAGCAGAAGAACCCGTGGGGCGAGGCGAAGTACAAGAGGGATGCGTGGGCCAAGGACGTTGATGTGCCGAGGGCGAAGGATTCGGAGTTCGAGTGGCTCTGGTGGGTTGGCTGTGGCCACGCGTTCGACAACAGGAACAAGGAGGTCGCGAAGAAGCTCGTCAGGATCCTCAACGAGATCGGCGTGAGCTACGCGATACTCGGCAGGGAGGAGGGCTGCTGCGGAAACGATGTCAGGAGGGTCGGAGAAGAGGGCCTGTTCCAGGTTCTCAAGGAGGAGAACGTTGCAACATTCGAAAAGTACGGGGTTGAGAAAGTCTTCGCCACCTCGCCGCACTGCTACAACACGTTCAAGAACGAGTACAAGGAGATAGAGGCGAAGTTCATCCTCGAGATAATCTACGAAGCAATTAAGGACGGGAGGCTCAAGCTGAAGAACCCCGTGAACAGGAAGGTCACGTTTCATGACCCGTGCTACCTCGGGAGGTACAACGGCATGTACGAGCTACCGAGGGAGATACTCAGGGCAATTCCGGGACTTGAGCTCGTGGAGATGCCGAGGAACAGGGAGAGGGCCTTCTGCTGCGGTGGCGGTGGAGGAAATCTGGTCAGGGAGTACCCCGGAGAGGACAGGCCAAACAACATCAGGGCGAGAGAGGCTGGGGAGACTGGAGCAGATGTTCTGGCTGTTGCATGCCCGTTCTGCATGATTATGCTCGAGGACGGAGTGAAGATGGAGAAGCTGGACGACAGGATGTCAGTGATGGACGTGATAGAGCTCGTTTACGAGTCGGCCTTCGGTTCAGAAGAGGTCGAGGCATAA
- a CDS encoding heavy metal translocating P-type ATPase, with product MRKYRLKNLDCASCAVKIEEELKKQDGVRFAMVNFATSELIVDAENKEKVVEAVKRVEPDVDVEEVWDDHDHEGANAREIVPILISGLLFVAGLLLGESLHSTPVLEYGLFLTAYLVAGWRVLRKAAGNLARGKVFDENFLMTIATLGAIAIHEMPEAVGVMLFFRVGEFFQDLAVGRSRRSIKALLEIKPTYANLKVNGEVVRVRPEDVSVGDVIVVKPGERIPLDGVIVKGSTVVDASALTGESVPRSVEEGSEVLSGMVNLSGLIEVRVTRPFRDSAVSKILQLVEEASGRKAKAERFITRFARYYTPAVIALAGMVAVLPPVLTGSPFEPWIYRALVLLVISCPCALVLSVPLSYFASIGRSAREEVLIKGANFVDVLNSTEIVAFDKTGTLTKGKFSVSKIVPKNGFSEDEVLMLAAVAEVNSNHPIARSIVEALGERMEAMEPESYREISGRGVIAKVDGKEIVVGNDALMHELGIEHDSCDVGGTAVHVGVDGRYAGYIVVEDEVKEDAERAVRELKELGCRVVMVTGDSEEVARRVAERLGIDEYHAELLPEGKVSVVEGLKKNGKVAFAGDGINDAPVIAAADVGIAMGGLGSDASIDVADVVIMDDMPSKVPRSIAFARRTQRIVWQNIGFALAVKGFFIALGSVGIATMWEAVIADVGVTLIAVLNAMRLLR from the coding sequence ATGAGGAAGTACCGCCTCAAGAACCTCGACTGTGCGAGCTGTGCTGTGAAGATAGAGGAGGAGCTGAAGAAGCAGGACGGCGTGAGGTTTGCGATGGTGAACTTCGCCACATCAGAGCTGATTGTCGACGCAGAGAACAAGGAGAAGGTGGTTGAGGCAGTTAAGAGGGTTGAGCCGGATGTGGATGTGGAGGAGGTATGGGACGATCACGATCATGAGGGTGCGAATGCGAGAGAGATCGTGCCGATCCTGATATCCGGTTTGCTCTTTGTCGCTGGCCTGCTCCTTGGAGAGTCCCTCCACTCAACTCCCGTCCTTGAGTATGGGCTCTTCCTGACCGCATACCTCGTGGCCGGGTGGAGGGTGCTCAGGAAGGCTGCCGGCAATCTGGCAAGGGGGAAGGTGTTCGACGAGAACTTCCTGATGACCATCGCGACCTTAGGTGCGATAGCGATACACGAGATGCCCGAAGCTGTGGGTGTTATGCTCTTCTTCAGGGTCGGAGAGTTCTTTCAGGATCTGGCCGTCGGAAGGTCGAGGAGATCCATCAAGGCTCTGCTGGAGATAAAGCCCACCTACGCGAACCTCAAGGTGAACGGGGAGGTTGTGAGGGTCAGACCGGAGGATGTAAGCGTTGGAGACGTCATAGTCGTGAAGCCCGGTGAGAGGATCCCTCTGGACGGTGTGATCGTCAAGGGCTCGACGGTCGTTGACGCCTCGGCTTTAACGGGAGAGTCCGTGCCAAGGAGCGTTGAGGAGGGCAGCGAGGTTCTGTCGGGAATGGTGAACTTAAGCGGGCTGATAGAGGTCAGGGTGACGAGGCCCTTCAGGGACTCAGCGGTCTCGAAGATTCTCCAGCTCGTGGAGGAGGCATCCGGCAGGAAGGCCAAGGCTGAGAGGTTCATCACGAGGTTCGCCCGCTACTACACTCCTGCTGTAATCGCTCTCGCCGGTATGGTGGCAGTACTGCCGCCGGTTCTCACGGGCTCGCCGTTCGAGCCCTGGATCTACCGTGCCCTTGTTCTGCTTGTCATCTCGTGCCCGTGTGCGCTCGTCCTCTCAGTCCCCCTGAGCTACTTCGCCTCAATCGGGCGTTCCGCGAGGGAGGAGGTGCTGATCAAGGGTGCAAACTTCGTTGACGTCTTGAACTCAACGGAGATCGTGGCGTTCGACAAGACAGGAACCCTGACAAAGGGAAAGTTCAGCGTCTCAAAGATCGTGCCAAAGAACGGGTTCAGCGAGGACGAGGTTCTGATGCTTGCCGCTGTTGCTGAGGTTAACTCCAACCACCCGATCGCGAGGTCAATTGTGGAGGCGCTTGGGGAGAGAATGGAGGCCATGGAACCGGAGAGCTACAGGGAGATCTCGGGGAGGGGTGTCATCGCCAAGGTTGACGGGAAGGAGATTGTGGTGGGCAACGACGCGCTCATGCACGAGCTCGGAATAGAGCACGACTCGTGCGACGTTGGTGGTACTGCTGTCCACGTGGGCGTGGATGGGAGATATGCGGGCTACATAGTCGTTGAGGACGAGGTCAAGGAGGATGCGGAGAGGGCTGTGAGGGAGCTGAAGGAGCTCGGCTGCAGGGTCGTCATGGTTACCGGAGACAGCGAGGAGGTGGCGAGAAGGGTTGCGGAGAGGCTCGGGATTGACGAGTATCACGCGGAACTCCTACCCGAGGGGAAGGTTTCGGTCGTCGAGGGGCTGAAGAAGAATGGCAAAGTCGCATTTGCCGGAGATGGGATAAACGACGCTCCTGTAATAGCGGCAGCAGACGTTGGAATTGCTATGGGCGGACTTGGCAGCGACGCGAGCATAGACGTTGCCGATGTGGTGATAATGGACGACATGCCCTCGAAGGTTCCGCGCTCGATAGCGTTCGCCAGAAGAACCCAGAGGATCGTCTGGCAGAACATAGGGTTTGCACTCGCAGTCAAGGGGTTCTTCATAGCCCTCGGGTCTGTCGGAATTGCGACGATGTGGGAGGCGGTCATCGCGGATGTTGGGGTTACTCTCATCGCCGTTCTCAACGCCATGAGGCTTCTGAGGTGA
- a CDS encoding 30S ribosomal protein S8e, whose translation MIWQGRSKRKYTGKLYRRFRKKRKYELGREYIETLIGERKIKKIRVRGGNYKIRLFRDQYANVYIPSQKKVVRAEIKTVVENKAHIHFARRNVITKGAVIETSLGKAIVTNRPGQEGIINAVLVEE comes from the coding sequence GTGATCTGGCAGGGAAGGAGTAAGAGGAAGTACACCGGAAAGCTCTACAGGAGATTCAGGAAGAAGAGGAAGTATGAGCTCGGCAGGGAGTACATCGAGACGCTCATCGGAGAGAGGAAGATAAAGAAGATCAGGGTCAGGGGCGGAAACTACAAGATAAGGCTCTTCAGGGATCAGTACGCCAACGTGTACATACCCTCACAGAAGAAGGTCGTCAGGGCTGAGATAAAGACGGTCGTTGAGAACAAGGCTCACATCCACTTCGCCAGAAGGAACGTGATAACCAAGGGCGCTGTCATCGAGACCTCTCTTGGGAAGGCGATCGTTACCAACCGCCCCGGGCAGGAGGGCATAATTAACGCCGTTCTTGTCGAGGAGTGA